The genomic window GCCGGGCACCTGGACCGGTCGCACCCCGAAACGCCCCCAGGCGGCGTCCGGCGGCAACGTCTCCACCGCCGCGACGTCGGCGTCCTCGGCCACCGAGCGCAACGCCTCCCCGTCGTCGTAGGCGATGACGGCGGTCATCCGCTCTGGCACGGGAACGTCTCCGACGCCCTCGAGGGAATCCGCGATGCGGGAAAACTGCCGGTCGAACACGTCCGTGCGAGTCTCCCCTGCCGTCGGCTCCGGCAACCCGTAGGGGGCGGACATGCCGATGATCATCGCGTTGACGCGTCGCAGCCCGTCGGTCACCCGGTCGGCCTCCGGGCTGGCCAGCGGTTCGGTGAAGGTGATCAGCCCGAAGACCTCCTCCCCCGCCGGGGCGGCCGCCAGGGACTCTGCGGCGCGGCGTTGGTACTCCCCGAAACTCTCCTCGGGGTCCATGCCCAGCATGTCGCCGTTGATCTCCGCCACGGGCCGGCCCGTAGCGTCATCGTTGTAGGCGAAGACCACCACCCCCAACGCCACCAGGACGGCGACGATGACGGCGGCCAGCGTCCCCTTGCTGCGTGTCATCCGCGGATCACCTCCAACGCGTGGTGCAGGTCATCCGGGTACGGTGCCTCGATCTCCACCCATTCGCCGTTGGCCGGGTGATGGAAGCCCAGCTTCACGGCATGCAGCCACTGCCGGATCAGCCCCAGCCGCTTGCCCAGGTTCGGATCGGAGCCGTACATCGGGTCACCGCAGCACGGATGCCCCGTGGCTGACATGTGCACCCTAATCTGGTGGGTGCGCCCGGTCTCCAGCTGAATCTCCACCAGGCTCGCCTCCCGGAACGCCTCGACCACCTTGTAGTGAGTGATCGCCTCCTTGCCGTCGGCGGTGACGGCGAACTTCCACCCCGCCGACGGGTGTCGCCCGATCGGCGCGTCAATGGTGCCCGACAACGGATCCGGCAGCCCCTGGACCAACGCGTGATACGTCTTTTCCACGGTGCGTTCCTTGAACGCCCGCTTCAACACCGAATAACCGCGCTCGCTGGCCGCCACCACCATCACCCCGGAGGTGCCGACGTCCAGGCGCTGCACGATGCCCTTGCGCTCTGGCGGGCCGGACGTCGAAATCCGGAAACCGGCGGCCGCCAACCCGCCCAACACCGTCGGGCCCTCCCACCCCACCGTGGGATGCGCCGCCACCCCCACCGGCTTATGCACCGCAATCAGGTCGGAGTCCGAATAAATGACGTCCAACCCCTCCACCACCTCCGCCTTCGGCAGCAACGGCTCCTCCGGCGCCGGCAGGGTCACCTCCAGCATCACCCCGGAGCTGAGGCGGTCGGACTTCATCGCCGCGGAATGATCGATCAACACGTCGCCGTCAGCGATCAACTCCGCCGCCGCCGACCTGGAAATACCGAACAACCGGGAGACCGCGGCGTCGACACGCATCCCCTCCAGCCCTTCCGGCACCGGCAACCTACGCACTTCACGACTCATCGATCCACATCCTTCCGGCCCGGGGCACCGTCATCGGCGCCCTCCGCCTCCTGTGTCTGCGCCGCCTTCGCGGCGTCAGACTGCCGCTTATCGTCGAGAACCATGGCGAGGACAAACACCCCCACCCCCACTGA from Corynebacterium maris DSM 45190 includes these protein-coding regions:
- a CDS encoding RluA family pseudouridine synthase, whose protein sequence is MSREVRRLPVPEGLEGMRVDAAVSRLFGISRSAAAELIADGDVLIDHSAAMKSDRLSSGVMLEVTLPAPEEPLLPKAEVVEGLDVIYSDSDLIAVHKPVGVAAHPTVGWEGPTVLGGLAAAGFRISTSGPPERKGIVQRLDVGTSGVMVVAASERGYSVLKRAFKERTVEKTYHALVQGLPDPLSGTIDAPIGRHPSAGWKFAVTADGKEAITHYKVVEAFREASLVEIQLETGRTHQIRVHMSATGHPCCGDPMYGSDPNLGKRLGLIRQWLHAVKLGFHHPANGEWVEIEAPYPDDLHHALEVIRG